A genomic window from Heterodontus francisci isolate sHetFra1 chromosome 36, sHetFra1.hap1, whole genome shotgun sequence includes:
- the use1 gene encoding vesicle transport protein USE1 isoform X1 has protein sequence MATSRLEKNFLRLLVRCESMAAEKREEKDWRLDKYVGALQEMLVELKKHISKPAPELLNEYTRKVEFMKGLLEAEKLPNPTEKALANQFLAPGRTSTTGKERISATKTVHLQTKARYTREMRGELLGMPSLSSDGSEIIELRKRSGLADEKQSATELDAVLHRHHNMQERLAEEMLSLARNLKNNTLAAQSVIKQDNQTLTHSLRMADQNFEKLKVESERLEQHTKKSVNWLLWLMLVVVCFTFISMILFIRIFPKLR, from the exons ATGGCAACCTCCAGGCTGGAGAAGAATTTCTTGCGGCTCTTGGTGAGATGCGAGTCGATGGCGGCGGAAAAGAGGGAAGAGAAGGACTGGCGGCTGGATAAG TACGTCGGAGCTCTTCAGGAAATGCTGGTTGAATTGAAGAAGCACATCAG CAAACCTGCCCCTGAGCTTCTAAATGAATATACCCGCAAAGTTGAATTCATGAAAGGGCTTTTGGAGGCTGAGAAACTG CCTAACCCTACAGAGAAGGCTCTGGCCAATCAGTTTTTGGCTCCTGGGAGGACATCAACAACTGGAAAGGAGAGGATCTCAGCCACTAAAACAGTCCACCTCCAGACAAAAGCCAGATACACACGGGAAATGAGGGGTGAGCTCCTCGGCATG CCATCCCTGTCTTCCGATG gttctgaaattattgaattgagAAAACGAAG CGGACTGGCAGATGAGAAACAATCTGCCACCGAATTGGACGCCGTGCTTCACCGTCACCACAACATGCAGGAACGGCTTGCTGAGGAGATGCTGAGCCTGGCCCGTAACCTGAAGAACAACACGCTGGCAGCTCAGAGCGTCATCAAACAGGACAACCAG ACACTGACCCATTCACTGCGGATGGCGGATCAGAACTTTGAGAAGCTGAAGGTAGAGTCGGAGCGTCTAGAGCAACACACAAAGAAATCGGTCAACTGGCTGCTGTGGCTGATGCTGGTCGTGGTGTGTTTTACCTTCATCAGTATGATCCTCTTCATCCGTATCTTTCCCAAGCTGAGGTGA
- the use1 gene encoding vesicle transport protein USE1 isoform X2, translating into MLLMAALCGLLQYVGALQEMLVELKKHISKPAPELLNEYTRKVEFMKGLLEAEKLPNPTEKALANQFLAPGRTSTTGKERISATKTVHLQTKARYTREMRGELLGMPSLSSDGSEIIELRKRSGLADEKQSATELDAVLHRHHNMQERLAEEMLSLARNLKNNTLAAQSVIKQDNQTLTHSLRMADQNFEKLKVESERLEQHTKKSVNWLLWLMLVVVCFTFISMILFIRIFPKLR; encoded by the exons ATGCTGCTAATGGCTGCTCTTTGTGGTTTACTCCAGTACGTCGGAGCTCTTCAGGAAATGCTGGTTGAATTGAAGAAGCACATCAG CAAACCTGCCCCTGAGCTTCTAAATGAATATACCCGCAAAGTTGAATTCATGAAAGGGCTTTTGGAGGCTGAGAAACTG CCTAACCCTACAGAGAAGGCTCTGGCCAATCAGTTTTTGGCTCCTGGGAGGACATCAACAACTGGAAAGGAGAGGATCTCAGCCACTAAAACAGTCCACCTCCAGACAAAAGCCAGATACACACGGGAAATGAGGGGTGAGCTCCTCGGCATG CCATCCCTGTCTTCCGATG gttctgaaattattgaattgagAAAACGAAG CGGACTGGCAGATGAGAAACAATCTGCCACCGAATTGGACGCCGTGCTTCACCGTCACCACAACATGCAGGAACGGCTTGCTGAGGAGATGCTGAGCCTGGCCCGTAACCTGAAGAACAACACGCTGGCAGCTCAGAGCGTCATCAAACAGGACAACCAG ACACTGACCCATTCACTGCGGATGGCGGATCAGAACTTTGAGAAGCTGAAGGTAGAGTCGGAGCGTCTAGAGCAACACACAAAGAAATCGGTCAACTGGCTGCTGTGGCTGATGCTGGTCGTGGTGTGTTTTACCTTCATCAGTATGATCCTCTTCATCCGTATCTTTCCCAAGCTGAGGTGA